A genomic region of Mobula hypostoma chromosome 16, sMobHyp1.1, whole genome shotgun sequence contains the following coding sequences:
- the macir gene encoding macrophage immunometabolism regulator, which translates to MEVDLSGISRAVLPVLPAPAVEVSSPGKTEPEKPRSSSTPCSPVKRTASSYQILHMDTNYLVGFATGGELLKLAQRWSSSDGGAADVVPKQQEVGLTRNSRVCRTKNRYYQPYEIPAANGRRRRRMPSSGERTIKSLSFEPNRCLRGPLPVCLIKGKRAQSKSLDYLNLDKMNIKEPADTEVLQYQLQHLTLRGERVFSRNKT; encoded by the coding sequence ATGGAGGTGGACCTCAGTGGCATTTCCAGGGCAGTCTTGCCTGTCCTCCCTGCTCCTGCCGTTGAAGTGAGCTCTCCGGGCAAAACAGAGCCAGAGAAACCGCGTAGCTCCAGCACCCCGTGCTCGCCAGTCAAGCGGACTGCGTCAAGCTACCAGATTCTTCACATGGACACCAACTACTTGGTTGGATTTGCCACCGGTGGTGAACTTTTAAAATTGGCCCAAAGGTGGTCGAGTAGTGATGGGGGTGCTGCTGACGTTGTGCCCAAGCAGCAGGAAGTAGGGCTGACTAGAAACTCGCGTGTCTGTAGAACCAAGAACCGGTATTACCAGCCGTACGAGATCCCAGCTGCAAATGGACGAAGGCGGCGGCGAATGCCAAGCTCGGGGGAACGTACCATCAAGTCATTGTCCTTTGAACCTAACAGATGTCTACGTGGCCCCTTGCCAGTTTGCCTCATTAAAGGGAAAAGAGCCCAGTCAAAATCCTTAGATTACCTAAACCTTGATAAAATGAATATTAAGGAGCCTGCAGACACGGAAGTGCTGCAGTACCAGCTACAACATCTCACGCTTAGAGGGGAGCGTGTATTCAGCAGAAATAAAACTTGA